In Metasolibacillus fluoroglycofenilyticus, a single window of DNA contains:
- a CDS encoding NUDIX domain-containing protein → MRIRNSAKAIIVKDKKLLAIKIQENGGTYYILPGGGQEHGENLHQALERECKEELSVEVEIGELIFVREYIGKNHEFAARHAQAHQTEFMFLCHVHHNTIINGSNPDKGQIAVEWLPLNDLLEYKLYPQALRAHLISYFDSGKATIYVGDIN, encoded by the coding sequence ATGCGCATAAGAAATTCAGCAAAAGCAATAATAGTGAAGGACAAGAAATTATTGGCTATAAAGATACAAGAAAATGGTGGTACATATTATATTTTGCCGGGTGGTGGCCAAGAGCATGGTGAAAATTTACACCAAGCTTTAGAAAGGGAATGTAAAGAAGAATTAAGTGTGGAAGTTGAAATTGGAGAACTAATCTTTGTACGTGAATATATTGGAAAAAATCATGAGTTTGCCGCGCGTCATGCTCAGGCACATCAAACAGAATTTATGTTTTTGTGTCATGTTCATCATAATACAATTATTAATGGAAGCAATCCGGATAAGGGGCAAATAGCTGTTGAATGGTTACCGCTTAACGATTTATTAGAATATAAATTATATCCACAAGCACTAAGAGCACATTTAATATCTTATTTTGACAGCGGAAAAGCTACAATTTATGTAGGGGATATTAATTGA
- the cas4 gene encoding CRISPR-associated protein Cas4 gives MGINEEDYLMLSGIQHFRFCARQWALIHVEQQWEENVRTIEGQYVHQKVDQPFIREKRLDKLIVRAMPVKSHELRTTGICDVVEFIQDPAGISLINEVGKFRVVPVEYKRGKPKKEEEDIMQLVAQAMCLEEMLACEVPVGYFFYDEIKRREEIQITEAHKEEVRQLFKQMHHYFTRQHTPKVKMGKHCKSCSLENLCMPILNEKQDVKSYMRRYLV, from the coding sequence ATGGGCATTAATGAAGAAGATTATTTGATGCTATCGGGTATTCAGCATTTTCGCTTTTGTGCGCGGCAATGGGCATTAATCCATGTCGAGCAACAATGGGAGGAAAATGTACGTACGATTGAAGGGCAATATGTTCATCAAAAGGTCGACCAACCTTTTATTCGCGAAAAGCGTCTCGATAAATTAATTGTGCGTGCAATGCCCGTAAAGTCACATGAATTAAGGACGACAGGTATTTGCGATGTGGTGGAATTTATTCAAGACCCAGCGGGCATCTCGCTTATAAATGAAGTCGGAAAGTTTCGTGTTGTACCAGTAGAGTATAAGCGTGGCAAGCCTAAAAAGGAGGAAGAGGATATTATGCAGCTCGTGGCACAAGCAATGTGCCTAGAAGAAATGCTCGCTTGTGAGGTACCTGTCGGCTATTTCTTTTATGATGAAATAAAGCGTCGTGAAGAAATTCAAATTACCGAGGCACATAAGGAGGAAGTACGCCAATTATTTAAACAAATGCATCATTATTTTACACGCCAGCATACGCCAAAAGTAAAGATGGGCAAGCATTGTAAAAGCTGCTCGCTCGAAAATTTATGCATGCCGATATTGAATGAAAAACAAGATGTGAAGTCATATATGAGAAGGTATCTAGTATGA
- a CDS encoding PTS mannitol transporter subunit IICB: MSTEQQERSGFKVKVQRFGSFLSGMIMPNIGAFIAWGLITALFIETGWAPNADFAELVGPMINYLLPILIGFTGGRLVHGLRGGVVGATVTMGVIVGADIPMFLGAMIVGPLGGWAIKQFDKLVEGKIKAGFEMLVNNFSAGIIGGILTLIAYKLIGPAVNALTNFLAAGVQFIFDAGFLPLASIFIEPAKVLFLNNAINHGILGPLGIEQASEAGKSILFLLEANPGPGLGILLAFMFFGKGTAKQTAPGAAIIHFLGGIHEIYFPYILMKPYLLLAAIAGGASGVFTLQLFNAGLVAAPSPGSIFSILALTPKGNHIGVLLGVIVATAVSFLIASLILKASKDVEDGDLQKATEKTSALKGKESRAAELIQPATGAVQEISLANTKHVIFACDAGMGSSAMGASILRNKMKKEGLDVTVTNTSVSNLPADAEVVITHKDLTHRAKEQVPNAHHISVENFLNSPRYDELIEQLKK; this comes from the coding sequence ATGAGTACAGAACAACAAGAGCGTTCGGGATTCAAGGTGAAAGTACAACGTTTTGGTAGTTTTTTAAGTGGTATGATTATGCCGAATATCGGTGCGTTTATTGCATGGGGACTTATAACTGCTTTATTTATTGAAACGGGATGGGCTCCGAATGCAGATTTTGCTGAGCTAGTCGGTCCAATGATTAATTATTTACTGCCAATTTTAATAGGGTTTACTGGTGGTAGACTTGTTCATGGTTTGCGAGGAGGAGTAGTCGGAGCTACCGTAACGATGGGGGTAATCGTTGGGGCAGATATTCCGATGTTCCTTGGTGCGATGATTGTCGGTCCTTTAGGTGGATGGGCGATTAAGCAGTTTGATAAGTTAGTTGAAGGGAAAATTAAAGCAGGCTTTGAAATGCTTGTTAATAACTTTTCCGCTGGTATTATCGGTGGTATTTTAACGCTAATTGCCTACAAATTAATCGGTCCGGCTGTTAATGCATTAACTAATTTCCTTGCGGCTGGCGTACAATTTATTTTCGATGCAGGATTCTTGCCACTTGCGAGTATTTTCATAGAACCAGCAAAGGTATTATTCTTAAATAATGCGATTAACCACGGAATATTAGGACCACTTGGAATTGAACAAGCTTCAGAGGCAGGGAAGTCCATTCTATTCTTATTAGAGGCAAACCCGGGACCTGGTCTTGGGATATTACTAGCGTTTATGTTCTTTGGAAAAGGGACAGCAAAACAAACTGCACCTGGGGCAGCGATTATTCACTTCCTAGGTGGGATTCATGAAATTTATTTCCCTTATATTTTAATGAAGCCGTACTTACTTTTAGCGGCAATCGCTGGTGGAGCATCAGGTGTCTTCACATTGCAATTATTCAATGCAGGTCTTGTTGCAGCACCGTCACCAGGAAGTATATTCTCGATATTGGCATTAACGCCAAAAGGCAATCATATTGGCGTTTTATTAGGGGTAATCGTCGCAACTGCAGTTTCCTTCTTGATTGCTTCACTTATTCTGAAAGCATCTAAAGATGTAGAGGATGGCGATTTACAAAAGGCAACAGAAAAAACTTCTGCACTCAAAGGAAAAGAGAGCAGAGCGGCAGAGCTTATTCAGCCGGCAACTGGTGCTGTTCAGGAAATTTCTCTTGCTAATACAAAACATGTAATCTTTGCTTGTGATGCAGGCATGGGGTCAAGTGCGATGGGGGCGTCTATTTTAAGAAATAAAATGAAAAAAGAGGGGCTAGATGTAACAGTAACGAATACGTCTGTTAGTAACCTTCCAGCAGATGCAGAAGTAGTTATCACGCATAAGGATTTGACACATCGTGCGAAAGAACAAGTGCCAAATGCACACCATATTTCTGTTGAGAATTTCCTAAATAGCCCGAGATATGATGAGCTAATAGAACAATTAAAGAAGTAA
- the cas7c gene encoding type I-C CRISPR-associated protein Cas7/Csd2, giving the protein MTTLDRKIDFAVIFSVTNANPNGDPLNGNRPRQNFEGYGEVSDVAIKRKIRNRLQDMGEAIFVQSDDRANDGFKSLNDRAESVAELQKIKKDKKGNADTFALIAAQTWYDVRAFGQVFAFKGDSLSVGVRGPVSIHPAISIEPITITSMQITKSVNSVTGDKKGSDTMGMKHRVDHGIYKFVGSINTQLAEKTGFTYEDAQKLKEALISLFENDASSARPEGSLEVIKVIWWEHNSKLGQYSAAKVHNSVKVTAEASKPVIEIATLEGLEAYVFDGH; this is encoded by the coding sequence ATGACTACATTAGATCGTAAAATTGATTTTGCCGTTATTTTTTCAGTAACAAATGCCAATCCAAATGGAGACCCTTTAAACGGGAATCGTCCACGTCAAAATTTTGAGGGCTATGGAGAGGTTTCAGATGTGGCGATAAAGCGTAAAATTCGCAATCGTTTACAAGATATGGGCGAAGCTATTTTTGTTCAATCGGATGACCGTGCCAATGATGGGTTTAAATCGCTAAATGATCGCGCAGAATCTGTGGCAGAATTACAAAAAATTAAAAAAGATAAAAAAGGGAATGCAGATACATTTGCATTAATCGCTGCTCAAACTTGGTATGATGTACGTGCTTTTGGACAAGTGTTTGCATTCAAGGGAGATTCATTATCTGTTGGGGTACGTGGCCCTGTCTCGATTCATCCAGCTATTAGTATTGAGCCTATCACTATTACAAGTATGCAAATTACAAAATCAGTGAACTCTGTAACGGGTGATAAAAAAGGCTCTGATACGATGGGGATGAAGCATCGAGTTGACCATGGTATATATAAATTCGTTGGTAGTATTAATACACAGCTCGCTGAAAAAACAGGATTTACGTACGAAGACGCTCAGAAGTTAAAAGAAGCGCTCATTTCATTATTTGAAAACGATGCATCTTCCGCACGACCAGAAGGCTCTTTAGAAGTAATAAAGGTCATTTGGTGGGAGCATAATTCAAAGCTCGGTCAATATTCCGCAGCAAAAGTGCATAATTCTGTTAAGGTGACTGCCGAGGCATCAAAACCTGTAATTGAAATAGCGACGTTAGAAGGGTTAGAGGCATATGTCTTCGATGGGCATTAA
- the cas5c gene encoding type I-C CRISPR-associated protein Cas5c yields MTKVRNQIEYVVRGDYALFTDPLMKLGGEKMTTQIPTYQALVGITESIYWKPSIIWIIDEVRVMKAIRMESKGVRPINLSGGNTLANYSYLRDVEYQVRAHFIFNEQRQDLKEDFNEHKHHNIAKRCVNAGGRRDIFLGTRECQGYVEPCEFNSEEGFYDGIDEMHFGLMVHGLNYPDETGRNQLETRLWHPIMKKGIIQFIKPEACPYVRPLHAMEPKSFKLGESVESVDLLAQQLEVKE; encoded by the coding sequence ATGACAAAAGTTCGAAATCAAATCGAGTATGTTGTTAGAGGTGATTATGCATTATTTACAGACCCGTTAATGAAGCTTGGTGGCGAAAAAATGACGACGCAAATACCAACGTATCAGGCACTTGTTGGAATAACAGAGTCGATTTACTGGAAGCCATCCATTATTTGGATTATTGATGAGGTGCGCGTTATGAAGGCGATTCGCATGGAGTCAAAAGGTGTGCGCCCAATTAACTTATCAGGTGGTAATACACTTGCTAACTATAGTTATTTGCGGGATGTCGAGTACCAAGTGAGGGCACATTTTATTTTTAATGAGCAACGCCAAGATTTGAAGGAAGATTTTAATGAGCATAAGCATCATAATATTGCGAAGCGCTGTGTTAATGCAGGGGGACGTAGAGATATTTTTCTTGGTACGAGGGAATGTCAAGGCTATGTAGAGCCATGCGAATTTAATTCTGAGGAAGGCTTTTATGATGGTATTGACGAGATGCATTTTGGACTGATGGTGCACGGTTTAAACTATCCAGATGAAACGGGCAGAAATCAATTGGAAACGAGGCTATGGCATCCGATTATGAAAAAGGGGATTATTCAATTTATTAAACCCGAAGCATGTCCATATGTTCGCCCATTACATGCGATGGAGCCGAAATCTTTCAAATTAGGCGAATCTGTGGAATCAGTCGATTTATTGGCACAGCAATTGGAGGTGAAAGAATGA
- the cas1c gene encoding type I-C CRISPR-associated endonuclease Cas1c encodes MRKLLNTLFITTSNVYLTLKGETVVVSQEEDVLGRIPLHNLEAICTFGYAGASPMLMHACAEKNVSLTFLNAHGKFLARVIGESKGNVVLRKTQYRISDSEIASAKIARNFIFAKVANQKWILERATRDNPLRIDVPAFKQVSERLLEDLKKILACEDLELLRGLEGQAASAYFGLFDQMILQQKEAFYFKTRNRRPPTDNINALLSFIYTLLAKDVSAALETVGLDAYVGFLHRDRPGRASLALDVMEELRGVIADRFVLKVINKKMLDEKDFIRKEDGAVLLTDEGRKKFLQAWQERKQETLTHPFLKEKINWGLVPHAQAMLLARHLRGDLEEYPPFLWK; translated from the coding sequence ATGAGAAAACTGCTGAATACATTGTTTATTACAACGTCTAATGTGTATTTGACATTGAAAGGGGAAACAGTCGTAGTTTCCCAAGAGGAAGACGTTTTAGGACGAATTCCACTTCATAATTTGGAGGCAATCTGCACATTTGGTTATGCAGGTGCAAGCCCGATGTTAATGCATGCATGTGCTGAAAAAAATGTATCTCTGACATTTTTGAATGCGCACGGCAAGTTTTTAGCACGTGTCATAGGAGAAAGCAAGGGAAATGTAGTGCTGCGAAAGACACAATATCGAATATCAGATAGTGAAATCGCAAGTGCCAAAATTGCTCGAAATTTTATCTTCGCTAAAGTGGCCAATCAAAAGTGGATATTGGAGCGGGCGACACGTGATAACCCGCTACGAATTGACGTTCCAGCTTTCAAACAAGTTTCAGAGCGCTTGTTGGAGGATTTAAAGAAAATATTAGCTTGTGAAGACTTGGAGTTATTGCGAGGTTTAGAGGGACAGGCAGCGAGTGCATATTTTGGATTATTCGACCAAATGATTTTACAACAAAAAGAAGCTTTTTATTTCAAAACGAGAAATAGACGCCCGCCAACAGATAATATAAATGCTTTATTATCATTTATTTATACTTTATTAGCAAAGGATGTTTCTGCTGCCCTTGAAACGGTAGGGCTCGATGCATACGTAGGCTTTTTACATCGAGACCGACCAGGTCGTGCATCTCTCGCACTCGATGTAATGGAGGAGTTGCGCGGTGTCATAGCTGATCGTTTCGTATTAAAGGTGATAAATAAGAAGATGTTAGATGAAAAAGATTTTATAAGAAAAGAAGATGGCGCTGTTCTACTTACAGATGAAGGTCGAAAAAAATTTTTACAGGCTTGGCAAGAACGGAAACAGGAAACATTAACACATCCTTTTTTGAAAGAAAAAATAAATTGGGGGCTAGTTCCGCATGCACAGGCTATGTTACTAGCCCGTCATTTGCGCGGTGATTTGGAAGAGTATCCACCGTTTTTATGGAAATGA
- a CDS encoding BglG family transcription antiterminator → MITFISSREKMIIEALIVEQEEITIKELSEKIDVSSRTIQRDLSNIQSILDSYQLKLIRKSGVGVQIIGKEQKKQELAQQLKKFTQREYTLEERLTLILCILYEATEPVKLYSLSKDLGVSISTVSADLTKLEEQLRPVQLSILKKRGYGVELSGTENAKRRAISYALSKTLKEEGLFSLIKEKIHQKSDTYEDPISERLIQLVDREKLGIIEEAMKDLYPDFALSMTDSAYVGLIVHLALAIERILQGENITIDKAYLKQIALEPEYPIAKSIISMLEDCFQVDIPEAEVGYIMMHLQGSKLRQQEGGLVAATNIELYRQTKKLIEEMEEQTGFHLSNHTSLLEGLVTHLKPAIHRIEQNMGIVNPLLEEIQSNYSDLFVQVEIAVKKVFPKLQVPKEEIGYLVMHFGSVLIEVLSKGDLKAYVICSSGIGTSKLLASRLLREIPEITEVSNISIFELNKLATTITDRDLIISTIYLQDFHREYIMVNPFLTAEEIDQVQLYARRKMLVQKTPSIVKESPVTVDALTEKMQRLGGYSEVILTVLSNFQFSVLKEQTTARCYIQEICALLEERQVIAEKDMIVGALLEREKNGGIGIPGTRLALYHTRSKYVHKPSFTVHKLESAIWIRGMDGNDVKVDTLLILLSPETFGKAGLEVLSFISTLIIQNEQSTQLFETGEQSEIHSFLATEFERFIRENIN, encoded by the coding sequence TTGATTACGTTTATTTCGAGCAGAGAAAAAATGATTATTGAAGCATTGATTGTGGAACAAGAGGAAATAACGATTAAAGAATTATCGGAAAAAATTGATGTGAGCTCACGAACAATCCAACGAGATTTAAGTAATATTCAAAGCATTTTAGATTCCTATCAGCTTAAACTAATTAGAAAATCAGGCGTTGGGGTTCAAATCATTGGGAAAGAACAAAAAAAGCAAGAATTGGCGCAGCAGCTTAAAAAATTCACGCAACGGGAATATACATTAGAGGAAAGATTAACACTAATCCTCTGTATTTTGTATGAAGCGACAGAACCAGTTAAGCTCTATTCTCTTTCCAAAGATTTGGGCGTTTCCATTTCAACGGTTAGTGCAGATCTCACGAAACTAGAGGAGCAGCTACGTCCAGTACAGCTTTCTATATTGAAAAAAAGAGGGTATGGAGTAGAGCTATCAGGGACGGAAAATGCAAAGCGCAGGGCAATTAGTTACGCATTATCCAAAACCTTAAAGGAAGAGGGCTTATTTTCCTTAATAAAAGAAAAAATCCATCAAAAATCAGATACGTATGAGGACCCTATTTCGGAAAGACTCATACAGCTTGTTGATAGGGAGAAATTAGGCATAATTGAAGAAGCGATGAAGGATTTATATCCAGATTTTGCTTTGTCTATGACAGATAGTGCCTATGTGGGGCTAATTGTTCATCTCGCCTTAGCCATTGAACGTATATTGCAGGGCGAAAATATTACGATTGATAAGGCATATTTAAAGCAAATAGCACTTGAACCAGAGTACCCTATCGCTAAAAGCATTATTAGTATGCTAGAGGATTGTTTCCAAGTAGATATACCAGAGGCGGAAGTTGGGTATATTATGATGCATCTTCAAGGCTCTAAGCTACGTCAGCAAGAAGGGGGACTAGTTGCCGCTACTAATATCGAATTGTATAGGCAGACAAAAAAGCTTATAGAGGAGATGGAGGAGCAGACAGGCTTCCATTTATCTAATCATACATCCCTTTTGGAAGGGTTAGTAACACATTTAAAGCCTGCAATCCACCGTATTGAACAAAATATGGGGATAGTAAATCCTTTACTAGAAGAAATTCAATCGAATTATAGTGATTTGTTTGTTCAAGTTGAGATAGCTGTGAAAAAGGTGTTTCCGAAATTACAAGTTCCTAAAGAGGAGATTGGCTATTTGGTTATGCATTTTGGGTCTGTTTTAATCGAGGTATTAAGCAAGGGAGATTTAAAGGCTTATGTAATATGTTCAAGTGGAATAGGAACCTCTAAATTATTGGCATCTCGGCTATTGCGTGAAATTCCAGAGATAACGGAGGTCTCTAATATTTCTATATTCGAGTTAAATAAACTAGCAACGACGATTACAGATAGAGACCTTATTATTTCGACGATTTACTTGCAGGATTTCCACAGAGAATATATTATGGTGAACCCATTTTTAACTGCCGAGGAGATTGACCAAGTCCAGCTGTATGCAAGAAGGAAAATGCTTGTCCAAAAAACTCCTTCGATTGTAAAGGAAAGTCCAGTAACTGTAGATGCATTAACAGAAAAAATGCAAAGGCTTGGTGGATATTCTGAAGTAATACTAACCGTTTTAAGCAATTTTCAGTTTTCGGTGTTAAAGGAGCAGACGACAGCGCGCTGCTATATACAAGAAATTTGTGCATTGCTGGAGGAGCGCCAAGTGATTGCAGAAAAAGATATGATTGTAGGCGCATTGCTGGAAAGGGAAAAGAATGGTGGCATCGGTATCCCCGGTACGAGACTTGCATTATATCATACACGTAGCAAATATGTTCACAAACCATCGTTTACTGTTCATAAACTTGAATCCGCTATTTGGATAAGAGGAATGGATGGAAATGACGTGAAGGTGGACACACTACTAATATTACTTTCACCTGAAACCTTTGGGAAGGCTGGTTTAGAGGTACTAAGTTTCATCAGTACATTAATCATTCAAAATGAACAAAGCACACAATTATTTGAAACAGGTGAACAATCTGAAATTCATTCATTTTTGGCAACAGAATTTGAACGATTCATCAGGGAAAACATCAATTAA
- the cas8c gene encoding type I-C CRISPR-associated protein Cas8c/Csd1, which produces MSYLQALYRTYDENLDEVGKPQRKDFRNGQSAEYMLLPISHTTQTAHIEVLVDLEGNFYDAYVLDKESTVLPFTEESGSRSGQNYVPHFLHDKLMFVAGDYKKFVEADEKKAAAYDAYITQLAGWCTSSYSHPYIEAIYRYVKKETVIEDLVRAGVLHTDSQGLLMKKWTGEQSERPKIFSVVASEQEAAFVRFNVHIPGEIVIPIWRNQEIFSLFINYYNTLLKEKDLCYVTGEQIPRIERHPNKLRNSGDKAKLISANDAAGFTYRGRFTSSLEAANISYDASQKAHNALKWLIEKQGKTIDGRVFLVWGTAQLDIPVMSDDLFEQEIDWTKDFDLFEAVENKDILKTQLAKQYGALLAGLSRNIQLEESKGEKVYILTIDAATPGRLAVLYYREYDIQLYFDQLADWHTKASWRQTRKKDNEWIHFYGAPSFYTIAHAAYGPRPSDKVVKGVMERLIPCVLDDRKIPIDIVRSAIVRASNPQFYSESWEWEQALTVACSLTRKTYEQEGFTVALDTNCKDRDYLFGRMLAVADVLERRALGKEENRATNALRYLSAFQANPLRTWLTIQKNLQPYQMKLRDKANYYTSLIDKIASEIPIEQFNDTALSGRYLLGYYSQRQDLYTKKDKEGEMTE; this is translated from the coding sequence ATGAGTTATTTACAAGCTTTGTATAGGACATACGATGAGAATTTAGATGAAGTTGGGAAGCCACAGCGAAAGGATTTCCGCAACGGGCAATCTGCGGAATATATGCTGCTACCGATTTCACACACGACACAAACGGCGCATATTGAAGTGTTAGTTGATTTAGAAGGAAACTTTTATGATGCCTACGTGCTTGATAAAGAAAGCACGGTACTTCCTTTCACAGAGGAATCTGGCTCAAGATCGGGCCAAAACTATGTTCCGCATTTTCTGCATGACAAGCTAATGTTTGTGGCGGGAGATTATAAAAAATTTGTCGAGGCTGATGAGAAGAAAGCGGCCGCTTATGATGCATATATTACGCAGCTTGCGGGCTGGTGCACTTCATCTTATAGCCATCCATATATTGAAGCAATTTATCGTTATGTTAAAAAAGAAACGGTTATTGAGGATTTAGTAAGGGCAGGAGTTTTGCATACAGATAGTCAAGGTTTGCTAATGAAAAAATGGACAGGAGAGCAAAGTGAGCGCCCGAAAATTTTTAGTGTGGTTGCTTCTGAGCAAGAAGCTGCATTTGTTCGTTTCAATGTGCATATACCGGGCGAGATTGTCATTCCAATTTGGCGCAATCAGGAAATTTTCTCATTGTTTATTAATTATTATAATACGCTACTGAAAGAAAAAGATTTATGTTATGTAACAGGTGAGCAAATACCGCGGATTGAACGTCATCCGAATAAATTGCGTAATTCAGGTGATAAAGCGAAGCTAATTTCTGCAAATGATGCAGCGGGCTTTACATATCGTGGAAGGTTCACTTCAAGTTTGGAAGCCGCGAATATAAGCTATGATGCATCGCAAAAAGCACATAATGCGCTGAAATGGCTTATTGAAAAACAGGGGAAAACGATTGACGGCCGTGTGTTTTTAGTATGGGGGACGGCACAGTTAGATATCCCAGTTATGTCGGATGATTTATTTGAACAGGAAATTGATTGGACGAAGGATTTTGATTTATTTGAAGCAGTAGAAAATAAGGATATATTAAAGACGCAATTAGCGAAGCAATATGGGGCATTGCTTGCAGGGCTTTCACGTAATATCCAGCTAGAGGAAAGTAAAGGGGAAAAAGTGTATATTTTAACAATTGATGCAGCTACGCCCGGGCGACTGGCTGTGCTTTATTATCGAGAATACGATATTCAGTTATATTTCGACCAATTGGCAGATTGGCATACTAAAGCGAGCTGGCGTCAAACACGTAAAAAGGATAATGAATGGATTCATTTTTACGGTGCACCATCCTTTTATACAATTGCACATGCAGCCTATGGACCACGCCCAAGCGATAAGGTTGTCAAAGGTGTTATGGAGCGCTTAATTCCATGTGTGTTGGATGATCGAAAGATTCCAATTGATATTGTGCGCAGTGCGATTGTACGGGCGTCTAATCCACAGTTTTATAGTGAGAGCTGGGAATGGGAGCAAGCGCTGACCGTTGCATGTTCTTTAACGAGAAAAACATATGAACAGGAGGGCTTTACAGTGGCATTAGATACAAATTGCAAGGATCGTGATTATTTGTTTGGTCGGATGTTGGCGGTTGCTGATGTGCTCGAACGTCGTGCATTAGGAAAAGAGGAGAACAGGGCGACAAATGCGCTGCGTTATTTAAGTGCTTTTCAAGCGAATCCATTGCGCACGTGGCTGACAATTCAGAAAAATCTTCAGCCATACCAAATGAAGCTGCGAGACAAGGCAAATTATTATACAAGCTTAATCGATAAAATTGCATCGGAAATACCGATTGAGCAATTTAATGACACTGCGTTAAGCGGACGCTATTTACTAGGTTACTATAGTCAACGTCAAGACTTATACACGAAAAAGGATAAGGAAGGGGAAATGACAGAATGA
- the cas2 gene encoding CRISPR-associated endonuclease Cas2: MLILVTYDVVTKTAAGRKRLRKVAKECENYGVRVQNSVFECVVDATQFKQLKLRLVNLIDETEDSLRFYQLGNNYKSKVEHIGAKETIEVEDVLIL, encoded by the coding sequence TTGTTAATTTTAGTTACCTATGATGTTGTCACAAAAACAGCCGCAGGACGCAAGCGGTTGCGTAAAGTTGCAAAAGAATGCGAAAATTACGGTGTGCGAGTTCAAAATTCTGTTTTTGAATGTGTAGTAGATGCAACACAGTTTAAGCAACTGAAATTGCGTTTAGTTAATTTAATTGATGAAACCGAAGATAGCTTACGTTTTTATCAACTGGGTAATAATTATAAATCAAAAGTAGAGCATATCGGTGCAAAGGAAACGATTGAAGTAGAAGATGTGCTAATATTATAG